The Ptychodera flava strain L36383 chromosome 14, AS_Pfla_20210202, whole genome shotgun sequence genome segment GTATTGTTTGttcatatttgtttattgtttgttaaatttcacATGATTAATGTTTATTACATTGTCACCTGAAGCAGTGTCAGGCTTGTTCCTGCATGATTTCAATTCATGAATTATTCATCAAACGGAGACGTACAGGACTTTACATATCCGCTTGCTTCTAACGAAGCggaaatatttgaatgtacaaAGGTACACAATGATTTTTCATCTGTAAATTAATCACGTAAAATTCTCCTGTTTTTAAAACTTCGGCGTAATCTAGctcagatttaaaaaaaaacacggaTGTCATCTCAGGAGAAAATAGTCCATCCGACCATTTTAGTAATAAGAGTACTTGTTGTCCCAATTGGTAATTGAGACATAATGGAGACAAAACAGACAAGCGCACACTGAAATACATCGACCGATTTTCTTTCCGCGTTTCTTATTTTACTTCGAATACACAAACAATGTGAAGACAACTTTCATTACAAAACATCAGGAAACTGAAAGTTACTTCTATTTAGCAGTCAGAGAAACTGTTACACCTTACTTACAATTACTAGAATGTGGGTTAATTCAAGTTTGCACAAAATTCACTAATTAGACAAGATAACATTTTTATAATATCTGTCCCACCGAATCAAAACACGGTCAAACAGAGGCCGTGCATCATGGAAGCAGATCACCTAAGTAagtattaaatatttgaattttaaaacacTGGAGAAAATGTTGATATTCGACAAATTCTATTCACTTCACAAAGTTGTGCTCTATGATGTTAGCAAACTGATCGAACAAAGTGGCATCCTATGTACACTGCCactcataaatatcaataaaattgtCGTATCATGCCCTGGTAATTCCGTAACTTACTCACCGTGAAGTATTTGTCTGAGACACGGCATTGCAATCATGTGATACATAAGCTAAGACTGGCGGTTTCACTCTCAGACAGGGTCAATACCATTAAAAGATTACCGTCCTTTCAATACAAAATCTAAATGAGCGGAGAAGTGGGTTCAAAGGTTACGTTCCTTGGTTTCCAACATACAAGTATATAATACTCTAAATGTGATTGGACTGTATTTTTACATTCTGACTTGACATTACACTTTGACCGACTTTTAGATTTCCGCAGAGTACGGATACGTCAGAACAGTTGATTAAAGATAGATCGACATAAGACGAGTGTCAAGGCAGTTATCTAATTCGGTTACCATACAAAAACCAAATAATAGCGACCACTGTGAGACAACTATTCCGCTGCTGGAGTGAACGCTAAATTACCTTATTAGAGTATGTACTTATGGATGATGAAAGCTCTGGGCGTACTCGCCGCAATCAAACAGAGACACAACAGCCAGTTTTCGATCAGTCACGTCTGTCTCAGCACCTGTGTcgtgaaaatgtgaaagaagAGAGTCAGATAGATAATCCACTTGTAAGCTAGAAAACTACGCATTCGGCAGGAATGACTGGTAAAATTATACATAGAAACCATCTCACTCTTACATGTAACGCCTGAGGGCTTACCTGATCACATAGTTTGTTATTACTTACACAGGGGTGTTCACATTTTCAATAGGTTTTTAGCATTGCTCCAGAGGATTCTCGCCACAAGCTTTTATGATCTGTGAATTATCTTAAAGTTGGTGCAAGAAATACTGATGTTGCGGTTTCCATAAAACTGTTTAAATCGATGAAACAGAGGAATTCGGGAAAGGCATGCTGTGATCGAGGCATGGAATAGTCAAGGTGACAGATTTGAAACGTGCTACCTATACTACACGGTATACACTCTGCTCCATATGTTTTCTACAAGTGGCCACCTATGCCATGCCCACGTAGATGGGTCAAGAGTCCATAAACCACACATTTGAATCGCATAAGTATACAAAGATAGCGAAGGTGTTAACGTCCACGTAACACTCTGAAAAGACGATTTCGATTGTAAGCTTAAGTGTACGACCAGTCGTGCAGTAAAATTATTGACTTTAGGAGCTCGTTTTCAGTAAGCACCACTTGTAGAGATGGCAGGATTTTCTGATTGGTATtgacaatttcaaaatgaaGGTGCACCACGCAACATACCTGCATTTTTAGGCGCGGTCACCCTTTAACACGTGTTCACATAACATTTATAAATATAGTCACTGAGAAATTTAGTCGTAACAAGTGCCGCGCTGTCTCGCATCCTGGATTGTGGCACAAGCACGGTTACTTTACCCTCACATACCGTGATACAAGTGAGACGAAAACGTGAGAACAGTCAGCAAAAACAACGGGATGTGATCAAAGCAATTCACAGCACTAGTGTGACATAGCATGGAGATAATAGACCTCCATAGGCATagtcagcatcacaaacataaaagAGTATTTACAAAAGACGCAAGTGTCGACGACCTGTTGAATGCCAATCACATTGTGATGGTCTGACGATACAGAATGCCTATGGCTTGTGACCGTTCGTTTGTTTCTTTGCCAGGCGTACGGCTATTTTCAACGGTAGTATCGGTTCTTTAGGAATGAGGGAACACACAATAAAACCCAGGGAAACGAGACTGTTGAGAACGTGCcgtgttaaaatataaattttcataaacatgtGAACGTTTTCTTTCGGTGTGCCATACCCTGTCTTAGCGACGCTAGAGAGCTCACAGTACGATTACTATAGATTATCCAAATTTTGCTGCGTTTCAGACGTTAAAATGTCTAAGAATACGTAGAGGTGCATGATAGAAAGTAAGAGCGTGGTGAGCTTATGTGTTTCTGGGCGTTAACCTTTAAGcgacattcaaaatggcgtcAGAATTTGCTCTGGAATACACTTTAAACACCGTTCTCGATGATCGGGAATTCGATGATAAATGTCTTAATAATATCACACGAGAATGAGTGACATAAACTTACCATGGTGACCGAATGACGAGTGAGTTTAACTTTCCGACCATTAGACTTTTTAGTTTCACAACGGTGTGTGTATACCGGCCCAAACGTAATGATGACTCAATGAAAGGGAAGGTGTTTTCAGCTGGCCTGCATAACACTATACCTATTAACCTGCCATATAGGTTCTGTGCATTGTCATGTAAATGAAGGGCAATAATGGTGGAATGGTACGGTCACTGCACCGAACATGAACCACGTAACTGCCTTGCTCCGACAGCGCCACCAACCACAAAGTGGTCTGGATGTCGGAACAATATCGATGATACGGTACTATTCCATAAAGGTGACAACACCATCTGGGCTTAGAAGCTTCTGGGGATGGCAgaacaaaattatacaaatgcCAAACATCCATATCTTATTAACACGGGACCCATCCCAAAATTCTTTCCAACGACATTATGTTACTAGGTAGCGCATGATTGCAGGCGAATGCATATTTTCCATCGCTCTTTATAATTTGATTTTTCGtaccaaaacaaaattttgaataatatagCAATGTTCGACTATCAGTTTCTACTGCGGGTATTATATACAACATGTGATCACAATGTTTATCCTGAAAGCACCTTGATAATAAAATTGCCACGACCGTGTGTACCCGAAGCCTAATAGTGAATTGAGTTGATTTGGCTCATTTTTAATCATTAAATACAAGTACAAAGTAAAGACTGTGGAGTTAAGACCTGGGATAGAGTCGGTGGGGGAGAGGGTGATGCTTAtaataatttaaatatcacGTGTTTTGAACTCCACTAAAATGGTGCTCCGCCAGAAATATCACGCAAGAAATGAAATGACTCTCCCTAGACCACTGCGAGAAAAATGGAGGCGCTGACGCAACAAAAAAGGTTCGGGAAAGCATAGAGCATCGCAAGGTTCGTATGGCTCGGTCAGGTCGGCAtaatgcagagagagagagagagagagagagagagagagagagagagagagagagagagagagagagagagatgggcaTGCACGCACAGACGCCAGGCTGGCAGGGAGAGACAATTAATTCCTTACACGATACTGTACGTTTGCACTGACTCGCTTTTGATTCGCAGAGTTTCATCTGTCCATGATGATGGTGAAATCATACATACTTCGATGACCGATGGAAAGTCGAGAGTAATTTTAGCGACTATCTTATTTTATTCCAACTCTGTTGTATCTCATCCCCCATAGCGGTAGCTCAATTTACCCTGAGATCAAACAAAGAGTGGAAAATGACGAAAACTCTTGAAGAAGGGGTCTGAAAGTAAACTTTTTGTGATAGATATTCTTACTGgtgaatttgttcaatatttgtTGGTATTTTTAATTTCCAAAACAATGTATTGTTTGCTACACGAGTGACacaaatcaagattttcttaCAAATTTATTCCCCGATGTAAAAATTCATCTTTTGCTCGATTAAACGTATTCACGTATGCGAGTGTATTAATGAGCACTTTTGAGATTGCGAATCAACAGACAATACGTCACTATCAATGAAGAATATTCATAAAATCTTGCACTCTCTGTGCCAACTTGTTCACTGATTATGAAATGTATGCCTTCCAgtcaattttaaaacaaatagcGCATAAAATTAATCCATATCCAGATACCTTTAATTGTACTTCATGCTCATTCAGATTATAGcttatgatttattttcagcGATCTATCAAATCAATGTCTCGACGGCCCGATCTCTGCACAGTGTTGTCATCGCCCGTCGATGAGAGTCATTCACGGCAAAGCAGTACCGCCGTGGGGGACTCTGCGCTCATCACACGAGCCAAAATAGAACAAGGATCGTAGTTTGCCAGCGATACTACATCTAACTGTTGTGAGCACAGACATTTCTCCCCTTGTCTGTGCTTTGAGGGACGGTGTCACCCGGatttttgaataataaaacaaccgttttgtcgcattttatgactctaatctcgaaaaaatctaaaaatgtatgaatgtcattaaattttcacgaaaacaaCAAATTGGCCTTGTAGtggggcaggagctgcaactgttgataattttttcaacatttctatgCAGTGAATCaaacagtttcttggtgtctctctacaacgtgctgaaaaacacaatcttcagtttgtcaacaaagcctgtttatctaaatattggtgataattgaattagagttcacactgaaagtcatttgtcaataatacaaatgcacggtacagtccattggcaagctgaatactggacagctcaacatgctgtacaGGGAGTAGAAAAATAACGCAATTGtatgaactgaacaaaaatattgtcaaaatacaaagttaatacatgcagctactgccctgctactgcataCCGGCAATGACATTGATAGCTCTGACTATgcttaagaagagtttcggtcataggacactcaattgacagtgaaacattcatGTACATAAGAtcggccagagagcaacacatagaagactaggggaataacagttaccatggagtTTCGAATTCTGGCATTTGGGAACattcaaatattagagaaaaaggatggggtcaccatgcttgatcttgtacaaatgtacgatgaaaagtcacagtttttctcaaatcacttaaaatcaaaataataaaccattcatttcaagttcatgcagagaatgaaattttcacatctcattctacaataacacaaaagtaaaactttgaacagtaaagactctaatttaaatgaaatatgtgtgactaaatgaaatcatttatttttttaccaaatttgtcattattacacccaaaatttctgagattaaaacattaatttgatggaatattttaaccttccagtattatcaattttgtaaaacatttataagtagcatctaagtagtatgtcttgtacttttgaaaaaaatttcggTAGGTcatcactgtgctcagtttttcacaaattggtAAAAACGTAGCCAGGAACACAcgattttcatactctctcatgattgtcattttgtgtgcttttcagatggtgtcattgacctggccagagttggataaactcaagtcggcttagactgataaatccaaaagtccactgatgcatttaaaaatgaatcaatttaagaacttgccctaggtatatggctctacaacctgctgatcaGAGGTAGTGAtgaacatctgcgtgcagaactACGTAATATACGTgtatttttactctgcgtgcattcctaataaatatgcggccaTAAGGTAATTtgggggagacttgaaaatttttgagggtattgaggggggacttgaaaattgttgagggtattgaggggcatctgaaaaaaataagatttcaatcgcgattcctccagcccagCCCCCTCCCCAGCACTTTTTTAAACTCAGCCTTAGCAAAATAAGTATGTAGTCCAACGGTTTATGTATGTCGAAGAAATGCCTTTAAGCCATcgagaggggggggggcagaatTCTACTAAAATTCCTGACAAcatgaatcaagtacattactATACCACATCATCGATGAAAACCCCTTTTTTCCCTTTATCACGCATGATCATCCCTAAATAATGTCCCCATATTTCTAAAAGTGTGGCATGCAACATAATCATATCGTCCTCGGCTGATCTTTAACTGTTCCAATTTTCGAGCAATGCCTTCCAGGAATTATGCTAAGGTTTCCTCATTTCCCTTGgctgtttcattatattttggTCCTGTACGACCCTTCCCCCCTCCTAGCAATGGTTTCTTCTCATTTTCTAAGTCCAGTAGGCTCTGGCGTCTTTGGGCTGGACTTGGTCTGACGAATGGGTCTAAGGCTACCATCCAGAGACCAGCAAATACGGAGCAAGCACCGTAAAAGTAAAATGAGTAATCGTAGTCTCCAGTCGAGTCGTATATATAACCTGCAGAGACAAAAACAAcagatttttgtacatttattcGGAAAAGTTAAGATTTGTAAAAAAACCCATCAAAATATGTACCGATACTGATCAAAACTTCCGACGAGTGCATGGCAATATAGACTATAGCGTTCATGAGCCCCTTTctgtcatgaaattttgaaatgtgatcAACACTTATGTATAGCTCTTATTTGACTTAAcgtgaaaaatatttattatcaATGCATTGCCATGATTGTACTTTTCTCGTTTCGTCGTCAAGACTAACTGCATGTAGCTGATCGGAAAAAGAGAGAAATTTGTCGATAAAAACTTCAAGGCGATTGCCAAGCTTACAAAGACATTAAAATACCTGACTTGAAATGGTTGTGCTTCACTGGCAAATGCATTTGAAAATTCGGTGCGGTATATGTACACAAACTGAAAATTTCTATCGCAGTCTATGTCTTCATAGTGGGTTCTTCAAGTCATGACAGCTATTAAGCATGTCGTATTCAGGAAACATGAAATGATCTCTGGCTACCCATCTTTGTTAGAGAACTTCTGAAATGGTGTTTGTGTACAGAATACAACAGAAAATTTCAAGTACTTTCCCGTAGTTTGAAGTTACCTGCAATAGCTGGGCCGAAAAACGCTCCGATAGCTATAGTCGGGGTTACCAGTCCGATGGCAGCCGTTACCTTCTGTGGTCCTACTATGTCACGGATTACCTGGATCTGTAATGACGAGATAACGCCAATGGCGAAACCAAGCAGCGCAAAGTAAACTGTGTATGAGGCATAAGTTTCTGTGAATGCGCTGACAATGTTGAACACTCCCCCAAGGAAAATCGATAGGGCAAACATGTAGATACTGTTCCCTCgtctcatcaaatttggtgcaagtCGTCCAAATATACCCGTTAGTCCGAGGACTGACACAAGCAGTGATAACTGTTGGGGCGGAGCGAGATCGAGCTCTTCTGCGCGCGCAAATCCGTGTGGTACTGCTCCGAATAGACCGAAGCCGAGACCCAACATAACTGCCACGGAGTAGACTGTAAATTGCTTGTACCTAAGGAACAAAACAAGGTCAAGTCTTTCGAAAAGTGCGCGTATCTTAGATTTTCCCTCGCCATCAATGGTGTCTTCTTCATAATCACGTGAACTGCCTGCTGTGGATTTTGATGCGTCCTCAGCAGTTGCTGGTGTCTTGAAGAGAAGAGCGCAGATGCACATCTGCAAATTCATTCCCGCGTAAACAAATAATGTTGGTCTCCACCCGTAGGCATTTATCAGGGCTTGGAACAAAGGAGGCAGCAACATACCTCCGATTCCACTACCGACCATGATCAGTGAATTTGCCAGGACATATCTTCTTTTGATGTACATTGCAACGATACCGATACTAGGACTGTAGATGAGGGCGTAACCAAGTCCTGTGCGATTGTATAAAGGAAGGTAAACTTCATTAGGATGTATTCAATCCGCCTTGCAGAAAGTTTTAAGAGAAGGAATATgctacaaacaaaaaaaacttcaaTGAGTTGTCTCACGTAAAACAGTTAGCTGTACATTTATTGAATATTAAACGAGAGATTGTTATTTTCCCGGTAAATAATCCTGCCTAACATTGGAACATTTGAAGAGTGCTATGTATTGTGGGATATCTGTACCTTGGAAACTTGCAGAAAGGGATGTATACATGGTATATGTACTGTTGTTTTAGAGTTGATATGTTGTCATACAGGATCGACAAGAATgatgttgtgtgtttgttaCTATCTATTGAGCCGCTAAGCATACTATAGGATTTAAGTTGTATGGAGACTTCTCCTGTAACACAGACTGATGATGATATGCCAATGCATTTCAATTCTACATAAGGTAGCTTCAGTAATCAGGAGGGGCGAGCAGTAGAAAATCGGGGTGGTCCTTCtatgtaaaatgtgaccttcCCCTATTCCTCTCTGAAATGTGAACAACCCTCATGTTTCCCAATTTAGTAAAACATTACCTCTTGCTAAGAATTTCAAGTTTGCGatgtatatataattatatttaaACACTTTGTTATGGTAAAGTATACAGCACATTGTTATTTGTAACGCCTGAAACTGACGCTCacaagaaaataggtttttagAATTGGTGTCGTTTGTTTGCTGTTATTTGTACGTCAATGAATACTTTTATGTACTGAACTGGTGTAATTTGTTACTGTTGTTAAATCATTCCTCGATACTAGAAACACACATTGAGAATTTAAATCCTTCATAACATTAGCAAAATCAATGGGGCCCTCCCAAACCTTAAGTTTGCAAACTTTGACATCGACCTTCCCCAAAGGGTaggttttgtaaaaaaaatggcaCTTCCCAAAGTTCCCCGGCCCACCTTCCCTCGAAATAACGGAAGCTCCTGAAAGTGACAGTCATAAAATGATCAATGTAGCTGTTGTCAGTACTGCCAATACCCACTAGATGATTGTGTGTTTGTATATACATATCCTAGTCTTACTCACCTACGAGAACTCCAAATGTGATATTGACTACTTCAATAGTTGGAGCGAATGTACTTATAAATACGCCCGCCGACGAAATTAGAGTTCCCGCTGTGACGGTGGCACGATGACCGAACCGTTTCGTGCATAAGTTCGCTATTGGACCtgttgattgagagaggagatttgtatttgaaatattaaGTCCACACCGAGCACTTCAAATTTGGCCTCGGTGCGGCAAAAATACGTAATAAATGTTGATATGATGAGCGATATTCCCGTTTGATCAATAAAACTCATAGAAAAATGTTTGATCGCAAGACGTGCGTGCAGAATGTAGAGTCTAACTCGATCTCCCGCCTCTTTTATTATCTGGTCTCGTTTTTACATTTGTGTAATTTGTGTCAATACTAGTTGTAGTAATAGCCAACAAGTCTGGGAATAAAAATCAAACGTAAAATCTATAAAATCTTGCATTGCCACACATAATGTGCACAGAACGTTTTTCGCGAATGACGCAAATAATGGACATCATTTATAGCAGTTGGAATCATGAAAGTTGGTAACTCCGCCGAGTAGCAGATCACTCACACTCAGTACTTTATGTAAAACATTCCATTTCTGAAATATTCCATTATTGGCACTGTGAAAAGCAcatcacaaaatatattttgcaaacaacaCGAAGCCTCACTTGAGacaagcattgtaaaaaaactaATGCCTGGGGTGACTTTCCTTTAGAGCACTTGTGCACGATGTGAAATTACATTCGAGTGTCGCTcgaatttttcattaatttaatcGAGTAGAGAGTTTATAAGGTACCTTGGAATCTACAGTAAAGTACCAATGTGGTAAAGTTGAGCCGCTACGTCaataaaacgaaaaaaaaacacattgtgTATTCAACCAGACATAACACACGTAGTAAACTATATCTCAGTCTGGCTCCATTCTTATGGAAAACACTTTCAACGATCAGCTAGCATAAAACGGGGATCATGTACCTTTTACACTATATATGACCTCGCCAAAGGTCACGCCCTGACACTTTCCCTTGATGCACTTCACTACAAGGTTCCCTGACATGAACTAAAATGTTAGAAATCAGTTTTCGATCGTACGATTGTGGACGCAATATTACATCACAAAGTATGATAATGCCGAAGGATAAGAGATAAGGTTGATCATTAAACTTACCGCATCCGAACTGGAACAAGAACATCAAGGACAAGAGCCATGACGTGGTTGCTGAACTTGCATTGAAGTCCTGTTGCAGTGCAACAAATAATGGCGCTATACCTTGCTGTAGACCCAGAACAAATACGTTACAAACATGCGATGCCAAGACAACCATCCATCCGTAGAAACTGCCATCTTGTTGTGAAGCATTCGCGGCGTCTCGTCGGCCAGACTGCTTGTTCCATGTTGTTTTGCGACCTTTCAGGACAGCCTCTCCTTAAACGACGATTACTGCAGACACTGGGCGCGAATGATTACTGATTAATTCGATCTAAAATTACGAGCTGGTCAGTGCAGCCATAGATGGACATTATGTTCATTCTGTAGCGACAATGCCGAAGTATTAAACGACTGATCACATGCAGCTTTCACGAGCATCGCATTGAGCAGAGAATTTTTGAAAGACGAAAGCTATATACACCTCTTCATATCCAATGAAAGTCCGTGCATGATGCGTGACGTCACGTCGGGTCATGGAACCCAATATTGTAAATCATGACAGGGTATAACCACTGAAGCCAGGTCCTTTCAGCAGCACAATAGAGCAAAACAGTCAGACGACGACCTCATGTATGGTCTTTGTTAATGTTGATCCCTCCTGGATAGTTGTACGAGGAATGAATACAAAACACTCTCTGAATTGATCTCGAAGTGGCTTTGCTCCGTGCGGCAAATGGTATAGTGATCTGCACTACATTTGCAGGCCTGACAGAATCCTCCGAATTCGATCATGATTTCCAAAATAAATAGATGTAAACCCCACAGAGCGAGAATAGCCGATAGAAAGTGTTAACGCAATGGTCGGCtaattaacaatttttttgaattccTACATGTACCCTCTCACTGACAGTGTCGGGGTCCACTGACGTTACGGCTGACTGTTAATATTTAGGTCATCTATCCGTTAAAGACCAAAggtacagaaacaaacaaacttctggATGTCAGGCACTATCTGTCGTCGTTTCGTCGTTTTAACCTAATTAAACACTTTGAGCCTGAAGTTAtaattgtgatgatgatgatgacgctgatgatgatgataatgtaaGTTATACTATTAAAGTGAGCTTATTAATCTAAAAAGTGAGAATGAAATCGAGTTCAAATGAaggaaaaacttaaactttacAAAAGATATTAAAATGTCCAGA includes the following:
- the LOC139148966 gene encoding monocarboxylate transporter 1-like; translated protein: MVVLASHVCNVFVLGLQQGIAPLFVALQQDFNASSATTSWLLSLMFLFQFGCGPIANLCTKRFGHRATVTAGTLISSAGVFISTFAPTIEVVNITFGVLVGLGYALIYSPSIGIVAMYIKRRYVLANSLIMVGSGIGGMLLPPLFQALINAYGWRPTLFVYAGMNLQMCICALLFKTPATAEDASKSTAGSSRDYEEDTIDGEGKSKIRALFERLDLVLFLRYKQFTVYSVAVMLGLGFGLFGAVPHGFARAEELDLAPPQQLSLLVSVLGLTGIFGRLAPNLMRRGNSIYMFALSIFLGGVFNIVSAFTETYASYTVYFALLGFAIGVISSLQIQVIRDIVGPQKVTAAIGLVTPTIAIGAFFGPAIAGYIYDSTGDYDYSFYFYGACSVFAGLWMVALDPFVRPSPAQRRQSLLDLENEKKPLLGGGKGRTGPKYNETAKGNEETLA